The genomic interval ttgctttttttggtaATCATGCAAGAGTGGTTATAGATTTCCTAATCTAAGACATTTTTCTATCCTTCGTTTGTCTCTTGACCTCTATAAAGGAGCTACGTCACTCTGCTTTCAAGTTGCTTACTGTGATAAGCAAAATTGctttcattgtttaaaaaaacaacagtcAGTCAAATGTAACTAGACCAAAACTGAAATTGTCAGCTGAAAAGTAACAAAAAGGGATAAAAGACAGAAGAAAACTTAAACAGATTTCAAgaaaagacgagaaaaaaattaacttgttcAAAGTAGTGGCTTCTCATAGTGGCCTGCTTCTAAAAGCtgatttttgtcttcaaatcaTTTTGTTACAACATCTGAATCCTGGCTACAATTTCTCTACTAAAAGGTTGGTCGAAGGCTAACTTTTAGAGGTGCATGAAATGTAACGTAGCTCCTTTTAATTATGAAATATACTACGGATGgagtattataaaaaaaattcaaagtattATAAGTAATATGCTGTAGACTGGTATTTACGGTCAATCCTCCAATGACAACTAAagggaagaaattaaaaagtcAAAACATACTTACGAATTAGACTCAAACCAAAAGCAGAATTTACATCCACTTATAATTTTCATCAAATGGCTGGTCAAGCAACTCGAATCTTTTTACCAGTAGCTAAAAAGAACAGTTGAAATGTGCAGATGCTGACAGAGACGAGGAAAAATCAAGAAACACTGACTCAGTTAGCTGAAGGCActaataaataaaatcaatcaACAGCAACCTTTAAAAACTGTGGTTTAAAGGTTACAGTGATTTTGTAatgtaattaaattatttaatgtaTTTTAGATCTGAACCTTCAGTTTACTCACCAGATGCAGAGAACCTTTCTAAGTGGATTCGGATGGTCTGGCAGACTGAAAGCAAGTATGGAAATGGAGATGAGTGATGTTTGATTTGTGTGATGATCTTCATTTATTCTGTTTATTAAAACTCTTGAAGTGGGTGTTACAtcataactttaaaatttatttgtatgGCATTATCCTTAGGGACCAAAACAGGCCGTAGATCAACCAATGTGTGTTAGCAAAAACATGACTGAATTTTAATGTTAAAGGTTAGCATAACTCATCATGAAACTTTCGAGTAAATTTCTGCAGTCAGCAAGAGAATGTTGTGAACTGAAATGATTTGAATTACATTACTGTAAGCAGAAATGTACAGCATTTACCCATATTGGTATCAACATGCGTTGAGTAGTTTTTCCGTACGCCAGTGTCATTCTCAAGTGGTCCTGGCAAAGTTCTCCAGGTTCACAAAGAGATTCCACATGTACCTGCACAAGAGGACTAGGAATTCTGTTCTGGCTCAAGGACATAATGTGAACCAATGGAACCTGTttaaagagtgaaaaaaaatgccaaatcAACAGACGAAAAGAAACAATTCCATGGAGTTAAAAGcatatttttgttcaaaattctAGTGTTGATTTAAGTGTTTTTTGTCTTTATGGAACACCTAGTTGTTTTCATGTTTAACTAACACACCTGGAAAGGTCTCTGCTCCTCCTGCAGTCGGAATCTTCCCTGTGCTTCCCTCCGCAACTcgaattttattattatttcattttccaagTTCAGAAGATGAAAATGTCTATTTTCTTGTTGGGGGGAGTACTCATTACCAAATGGAACAACTTGTATACTGGAGAATTGGTCTCGTTGTAGCTGCTTTACAATCGAAGCTACTCTGCCCTATATTAGGggataaaacaaatagaaaattttcaaaaaattactcTATGTTATCATAGaaatctgaaaataagctggcACGACAGTCagaaatttgaaagtttcaattGAATAACAATACTCCATTGAAAGGTGGTGACTTCAGGACTAGGGTCTAGCCCTTGATTGTCACCTGATTTATTTCCGGCTAAGAAAGAAACAATCTTCCTGGTACCCAAATTAAATTGTAATCGCAGGACGTTAAGTGAGTACCTgcaaattgtcatttaaacAACCTGGCCAAATACTATGCAACAATTATTCACTGAAGTGGAGATGAatagcggtggatatttaccgtGCCGCCAAGCGTCGCGGTAATTCTCCATTactttcaaaatatattttgtatgTACCAcacagaaactaaaaaaaaggtAGTTTTTTCATGTCAATGTAccaaaaagtatttaaaaagaTTACATTTTGCGACAATTGTTACATTTTGCGGCGTAACACTGGCGTTTTATCGGAAAGAAAAAACGTAGGCATCCATTTCTTGTGCTTTTGAGCCAGTTGATTTTTCATTCCACTGGGGTGAAAAGAGGAATGGTTCCAAACTCAAGTATTTGTAACGGTTTACTCTACCTGCATCGACTGCTCCACACAGTATACTGAAAAGGTCATTACATCTAATAGTTGATGATCGTTTCTTATCACATATAGTGTCACTTGTCGTGGTTGGCATGGATAAGGCACCGACGAGTCTGAAAAACCTACAAGTGAAATGATAAAGTGAAgtaaaatcataataatttcgACCAGGTGCAATAATCAAGAGAGACGAGGAGATGGTCAACGCTATAACAGCAACATCGAAATCCGTTACAACCACTGTAACAgtaacaacttttaaacttgCAACAGCAGCAGTAGCTGAAGGATTACAGCCAATTCTGTTCCCTCAGGCACCAATTTACCATGAGCGTCATGGACAAATAATGCATTGTTTAACGACTAATAATTTGTGAACGTTGTAGACTTTCAAGGCACAACCTCTCTCACGCTTTTTCAGTATATGTTTGTAACTTAAAATGCCTGCTGTGTTTGAGTGTGCACTTTGAAATTACTTCGAAAAGTTGATCCTGGTTACTTAATATTAAGAAAGACGTTTTAGCACTTTTGTCAGTTTCGGATTGTTCTGTTAAACTGCAACTGCgaaaaaggaagcagtgttgCCAACTGTGAATACCCCAAAGAACTCTTATACGGACCTAACCCTTACTGAAGTTAAGTTGATGTTCAAACTTCTGTTTTCGATGACAGTCACAATTCTCAAAGTAACCACCATTTCTTACTTAACCAGTTTTCATCAAGTTCAATTTTTCACTCTATCATATACTATCATGCAAAGAATCGATGAATTGTTTTACTGCAGGAgatatttaagataatttttgaaCAACAAATTAGTGCTTTTATATAtaagtttaaaacattttaattcattGTGAAAGTCAATCAAAAGTTTCTCTTGGATATACTTCAGTGAAGCAGATTTCAATAGAGCAAACGTCAAAAGATTAATATTTCGTGGAAACAAGATACTTACCTTCCACTGGAAGGTTTCCGCTTTGGATCACAGGGCTTTGAGCGCGTATGTCTACATTCGCGctgtttgttgttggttctgcTTGAACCTCACGAGATGTCTCGTGGGTTTGTGGTACCGATTCCATCCCTCTTGCAAGAGTCAGATGAAGTGCCTCAAGGTTAGTAGCCGAGAATGTGGTGGATTCTTCATTCGAAACCCTGTCAGAAGTTTCCCCACTCTGATGAGTTTTTGCACTATATTTTCCACAAAAAGGGCATCTATCAGGTCTTCCGTAAGCAAAAGCATTGTTGCCGCGATAACAAACACAGTGTAATCTTGATGCCCCGTCGTCAAAAGCCTCGTTTGGTGATCGCCTCGTAGAAGAGGAAGGTTGAGCGGAACCATCTCTAAGATTACCACGATCACTTTCGTTTTCATAACTCGCTACGAGTTCTTCCTCGGAGACTTCATATGCGTCACTGGATACTTCATTTGCTCCATTGGAGGTTCCATTGTTACTCTAAAGATAAATGAACTTATTTAGTAATTTTATCTTCCTTCCTGACTATAAACTGGATAGATGCCTGAAGAATGTTACTTCCTTCTATTGCACTTTCACTTTCGACACTTACAAGGTGCTCTATGAAATATAAGGCCCTAAAGGCACCAGTTAAACATCCAACATCACTGTAAGAAAGAATGACTTAGATCCTACGACAATTTGCTAACTAGGCAGCCTTAGTCGAAAGAACTATGAGACATCTCTTCGTCGAAACACTTCGAATGTCGATGGCTCGATGATAGTAAAAGGTGGTATGTTTCGTAACCTTGAGTGGCTTTCGAGAGACTGTGTGCGCAATTTATGCACTTTTGATTATAAATTCTTCACTGGTTTGAAAGACAACGTAACTTGGGACAATATGGTGCAAAATAGATGATTAAAACACCTACAGTTAGCGAAGTATTCTGTGTTTCTTCCGGATtcattctccttttcctttGCGCCTTCGATCTCAGTTTCATTTGCTCTTCTGTATTAGACTATCACGTCATAATTTCATTCCTTAGCACACGAGTTTTGATTGGCTGGCTTTTTTTAAGCTTGAAAGACATTGGTGGAGCGCAATAGAGATCAGAAACAAAGAACGGGAAAACCCccttttgaaagtgaaagacATACCAAGGCTTTCCGGGTAAGAATTGGTTCAGCGAAAGTTCTTCAGACATTTCCGGGTTTCACATCTTTCTTTGCAGCCGTGGTTTTTTGCATCATCAAAATAAGGGAAATGTGGATTCACCTTTTGGAACTTTACGTTGTCATTTCTCACCTGGTAAGGTTAATAAGTATTTTGTCTCTTGACTAGAAAGTGTCAGAACAGGCAAGGGAGATACGTTGATCTCACCACAAGTTGGGACGTTTCAGTCGGGTTCAGATTGTTCTGGAAATTATGCTGTTTCACGAATATCTCAACTAGAGGTCCGACGAAACCTAAGTACATAAAATTAAAGTagttaaaatcaattttgataTGATTCATTGCATCAATATAggtatctgggcaactgtcc from Pocillopora verrucosa isolate sample1 chromosome 14, ASM3666991v2, whole genome shotgun sequence carries:
- the LOC131784354 gene encoding uncharacterized protein, with amino-acid sequence MNPEETQNTSLTSNNGTSNGANEVSSDAYEVSEEELVASYENESDRGNLRDGSAQPSSSTRRSPNEAFDDGASRLHCVCYRGNNAFAYGRPDRCPFCGKYSAKTHQSGETSDRVSNEESTTFSATNLEALHLTLARGMESVPQTHETSREVQAEPTTNSANVDIRAQSPVIQSGNLPVEGFSDSSVPYPCQPRQVTLYVIRNDHQLLDVMTFSVYCVEQSMQGRVASIVKQLQRDQFSSIQVVPFGNEYSPQQENRHFHLLNLENEIIIKFELRREAQGRFRLQEEQRPFQVPLVHIMSLSQNRIPSPLVQVHVESLCEPGELCQDHLRMTLAYGKTTQRMLIPIWSARPSEST